DNA sequence from the Coturnix japonica isolate 7356 chromosome 3, Coturnix japonica 2.1, whole genome shotgun sequence genome:
TTGTACTGAGATGAGAGCTGTAGCCCAGTGCCCCAGCATCCCCTTCAGGCAGCCTCTCCCTGGGGCCTCATGCATTACTTACACATTGTAGATTTTGCACAGAGGGACTTTCCCACCCACACATCCTTTTTCCTCACCTTTGCTTTACAAACACAGACTTTCCATGGTCATTCACTGCACTGACTCAGAGTCCCTTTGGCCTACACAGCCTGTTCATTaatgcagctcctgctgcagcatctccttgCACTAATTCTGCCTGAAGCTCCATAGGCAAGTATATCTTGTGGAAGGGCTTTGCCAAGTCTGTGCTAACGCTGCCCAGGAGTCAACTGAACACTCGTTTCACCAGTAAGACAGCTTTTGTCCCTGAGTCATTCACCTCCTCCTAATTGGCTGGGGTATAAACACGGCTCAGAAACATACCTCAGAGTTGCAACAACCAGAGACAGCCATTGTAACAGGAGTGACTAATGACATCATTTCATGTATATAAATGGGAATAGCTGTGGAGTGGCAAAGTCAGAGATAACACCAGCTGGTTTTCAGTTCTATGTTCATCTCATCCACAGCAGAGTGGCTATTGGCCCTTATCttaagaaaaaagctttcttgtCTCAACAGAagtacctttttctttcctttggagaaATGAGTTCCAGAAACTCTGTGTGCTAAGTGCAGATTGTGGCTCTTAAAACTGAGGATCGCCTATTGTATTCAGCACAAAGAATGAAACCTCAGAGATAAGCATTACATTGATTCTCACTCATTTCATACATTACAACGTAATGAGTAAAAACACTCTTATTTCTAATAGAAGGTAAAGAAGTTCAAAGAACTGTCCCAAGCAATGAAGTAATCACAAGAGCTCTTGAAAAAGAAGGCAGTAATAGTCATTTGTTTTGTGCAAATTGTAATTAGGTTGCATAAAGTTTCGCCAGTGCAAATGATCTAGAATCTGCATCCAAACAAATTAGGAGCTGTAGTACCAAGCATAAACTAGAACAGAtatctgcagcagcactttgtgctTCTATTACTTCTCTCTTCTCAGGTTCATCAGTGCCCCCTGCACCTATTGCTGACTGCAATACTCATCCTGCCACCTGCAGCAGGTTCTTCTGATAGGGACCAAaagaagcagctctgcactAAGTGGAGCTTACATAACATCTGTGGACTCCTGTTCTCATCTTTGCTCTTGTGTTGTGATTACTGGATTATATATTCTTGTTCTTACTGTGCAAAGTGGGCTGACCACAAGCAACTCAATGTGTCTGCATGACTGAACACATCATTTGAATACCAAAATACAGCACAAGCATATCAGCTCAGAGCTGGTAAAGGCCACCCTTCTGgcttgctgttttgctgtgaaGACACACCCACTggtaagaaagcaaaatatattctaTGTCAAATGTGCCTTCAGAGCAATaaggcacagcacagtgagTATACAATGACTGAAAGAGACTCAAGAAGGACAATAAACAAAATGGTTGAGTGCTGTAACACTAAAAAGTAGGTGTCAAAGTTATGTGTGTATTGCATAAAGTGTTGCATAAATAGTGGCAGCGTGCTCATGCATATGTGGGCTTACCTTTAACTACATCTGCAGGCTTTACAGACTTTTAAGGTACCTCTGCTGTTTCAAATGTATTCCTCTTCCTAGGCAGTAACttaaacacacagcaaaacaaaacagaaaagccactgagattaaataatgcattttctgacactgcaaaatgctgttttggaaTCAGCTCTTCCCCTCTTGCAGTAGAGGGCTCCTGCCTTCAGCTAATCTCCTATCTGGGCCCAACAGCCGCTGCTGCATCCACACCCCAAGCACAGGGGTGGGAGCCCAAAGGGTGACTGTGCCTGtagcagaaggaaaaggcagggtgagaaggaagagcagctctttgtttttctgtgaatgtGGGGAGAAGCCACCATCCAGCCAGCTGTGCCTTTGCTGTTCTGTAACACTGGGGGCAAAGAGCTTTGCAAGTGGGAAGCAGAGATTAGCTGTTCAAAGTGGTGTCATTAATTCCCTTTCCCCTGGCACAGGAAAAATAGGTACCAGCCCACACACCCCAGAGCCTGAAGCTCGCTGTGCCTACTGGCTTCAGCTGGATCTAGACAGGAATCCAGTTCAGCTGGAAAacttcttcctcccctcccaaTACGTCCTATTCGTGGATTGCAAAACAGGAAGTTTGTATGCACGAATAAAAGTCCCTATCCACTCAGTTTGGCTAAGGGGTGAAAACTGGAAGGCAGCGTCCGTGGATTTATTAAATGGCATCTAAGAGAGCAGTATTACTTCAGAGGGATTCTGGAATATCATCATTATGCCATGAATTTGTCAGCTGACTGCAGCACCAACAAGGGCGATTAGGAAGCTGCAATCTGGGACCAGAATGAATCCTGCAAACCTTTAAGCACAGTCCTTTTCTTCATACAATctcaaataaaaataccaaatgGAATTATAAGCTGGTAGgattcttttcccctctcccacACATGCTTCCCCTGTAAGGCCCAAGAAAAGATGTGGTAATTCATTTCATCCTTTTATTCATATCTATTTATAACTTTAACCAAAGCTACAGATGGGAGCAATTACAGTATCAACACATCACTATCTTCCCAAGATCATTAGTTTTTCTATTGGCAAAGCTGTACGAGATGAAACATTAACTGCAAAAGATGTTCGTTACAGTTTCATAAAGCATCAGTCAGAGATATATAGCACAGCATCATCACCTATGTGATTTTTCCAGGCAaatgtgtgttgttttctttttttttctcttgacatTTGCCAGAGTCAAAGTGAGGTTATAATTAAATAGGCTGTTAAAATTAAACCCTTATCTTGGCTCTTGGAGAAGGTAGGCAGTAACAGACATGGAGACGGGATGAGCCCCTCTTATCTCTGCCTAAGCTTTTCCTAGGAAATCACCTCCTTGGTGCCCAGGTCCAACCTGGAGCCCCTGGCACACCCATGCCCACCCCACACATGAAATGCTCTGGGCACATGGGGACAAAGCCTGCCCTTACACTGTGCTTGGCTCTATGGACACCCCACTCAGTGCTGGGGAACTGCAGTATGGACCCGTCCCACGTGTTGATGGCAGTAAGTGTGATGTAGGGATAAGCCTACCCAGCCCCACCCTGCACTTACAGCACGACCAAAAGAAGGTAAACAGGCAGAGAGGCAGCCTACAGCATTGCCATGAGCTGCTGCAAGACACGTTACCCTACTTTCCTTCCTGGCTGTGTTTCTCTGAGTGTCTTTCCAGATGGTCAAGCAGCTCCTCAGCCACTTGGGCTGCCGGGAGGAAGATGCCTTCCCTGGCTGCAGCTGACCAGGAGGAGCGGGCACAAAGTGCAGGGGTTGCACTGAGTACAGGAATAGTCTTTATATGAGTGTAAAACACAAGGCTGTAATTCATTTAACAGGCTGCACTTCAACCGGTCCTCTGGGCTGTTTTCTATCAGCCGGTATAACCTGGAATGTCGCTTGTGATACAAGGTTGGTTTTGGGAAATTCTTTAAGATTTTGAGTTATATACACACGGTCACTATGTCCCCTTTGAATCTAAGAGAAGCTGGCTTGATTTGGACCTGCAACATTATGGTATATTTAATAAGAATTGTAGAGATGACACTGTTTTATTACAGATTGATACCTGACACAGTGATTATACAGTTATAGTTGAAACTCCAAGTGAGTGCTGTAAAagtttgttttagaaataacaAACCATTTAGTATTAGGGAAAGTGCAACCTATTCATGAATGTAGGAATGCATTTttgcccatggaggtggttgagtcaccacaTTAAACCAGGAAATGTGGATGCGAACAGGTGAAAGTAAATGCAGCAACACAACAGTATTGGTACAGTAAGTGTCTGCAGTGCCTACATGGGGAATCTTGGAGCCAGCATCGGTCtaaagctgttgcttttttctctttgttttgtgttgttttgtcaGCACTCCCCCGGGTTGGGGAACGAACACCTACACACAGAGTCTCCTGTTGCTGTCTGGGTGTCTCTTGGGATCTTCTGTGGTTGTATTGCTTTCCAATGTATGCGGCGTCTACTGGCAAAAGCACATTCTTTATTTGCCTGTTTAGCTTCAGAATGCTACTCTAATCAGATTAGAAGCAGAATtctcttttctaattttattatAAATCTTCTTAATTATATtgtctatttttatttgatatttataACATAAACTTTAAGTAACAAGTCCTGACCTTTGCATGCAGCAGTGGGACCAGTACTGATGAAAGggataattattttcttttcagctatGATTCTTGCTTTGTGTTACTCCATTACTATTTTCTATATGAGTTCTTTCACTTACAACCACGCAACATGGAGGAGTCAGAGTGCTACTGCCCAGTGTACAGCTCCATTGGGCAGCACAGAACATACAGTACAACACCAACAGCTTCCTCCTGAACACAGTTAAGACAACGAAACAAAATGTTCAGTATCTGATTGGCAGAACGTGCAACACTTCATCGTGCAGAACGAAAGCCAGTATTTCAGTTTAGCGGTCACAAAATGTGCTGAGGTCTTACTGAGTGGCAGCGGCAGCCTGGAGTTCACCATTCGGCCCCTGACTGAGTGCAGGTCAGCTCTGATAGCTggaagccagcagtgctgctggctgggctcCTGGAAGGCACCCCCTCCCCAGGCAGACGCTTCTGAGTGAGTCaacttttccttctatttccaCATAGCGCACATGtgacatgttttctttctgctccattttTCTTATGGGTTCAAAACCTATTTCAGAGCTTCAGTTTCCTGCCTTTTGTTGCCTCCCTCCTTTCAACAGATATCTTTGCTTATATTACAAGTACAGGTGATGCTGAGGCActagcacaggttgcccagagaggtggcagATGCCCTGCCCTGGAGaaattcaaggtcaggctggatggggctctgagcacctgatggagatgtagatgtccctgctcagttgcaggggaattggactagatggtcgTTAAGgatcccttctaactcaaacgATCCTTTGATTCTATACCAAGACCTGCCTGCAAACACAACTAAAAGCCTACGTTTTGGAGAAGAGGGCATACTTGGATTTATGGCTTCCCACATTTTCAAGTAGAGAAGGCCATGAAACCCACATCTAAAGTGTTGGTTGAGTTCTCTATCCTGGATGAGTTCTCTGTTGCTGGGACAAAAACATCCCTATTGACATTAAGGACAGTTTTCATTCATGAGTCCAACGTGCTTTCAATTTATGTTGCATTAATATTTAAGAACTAATATTTGCTGCAAGTTTCCTTTTCAATCAGTAATGCAAGATATCAATCCCTGAAGTAGAGCGAGCTGTAGTGCACTGGACAAAACTGCTTTATTGCTTAGAGACCAGTAGGTGGCAACCAGCCACTGCAATGTCAAAGGTACATGACTAGCAAGAGCTGCTTCGGTAGCAGGCGTATTACATGGCAGCTTGGATAACAAAGTTTTGCCATTCCCCAGGAGGGGAAAGCAGTACTTTATTTCTACTCCTGCTCATACACATGGAAGTGGAGCAGCGAGATACGTTTCTACATATCCAATcttgagaaatgttttgataaTGGTGCCAATACACTTTCTATGGCCGCCTACTCCCCACTGCCGATACCAGtcaaagaaagaatgaagtcaaatgaagaaaaaatccaGAGCAGTCAGACTGTCTTAGCTGCAACAGGAGTAGCCTCAGGTTCTTATCTTATTAATTATAGTCTTTATTCCCTTGGGTAGGAGATAGAACTGAGTGACAGTGATCATAGGAATAGAAACAGACTCCCTTTAGGAGCTGGCTGAGGCTACTGACCTCCCCATTAATTTATGCTTGCTGTCTGAGCGCTCTGACAGAAATTTTTTTAGACATTATCAAGTTTGAAGAAATTCTGATTCTACAGCACTAGATTAGAAGTTCTTTATTTCCTAGAGTCATTGAATGGCTGGGGTTGGCagggacctcaaaaatcatctagttctatTTCTGGGAGCCAGAACCATAAAGGTTTGAAAAGATCCTCTCAGCTCCTTCACATTTACACTTTAGAAGAGAAACTTCTTCATTACAACAGCACAGttactgaaatacttctttaaCCTGACCAGGATGCTCAACTATCTGTAGTCacagtacattttattttagtattgaTTTAGCTGTATTCTGTGAAgacattttcaaatatgattAGTATAGATAAATACGTATGGTTGCACACATAAGTAGTCTGTGTAGTCTGTAGTGCAGAAAGAAACCCTCGGATCTTTAGACCTCTGAAGGATCCTAGTGTTGCCTAATTGTAAAACGACTGTGCTACAGATAGTTAAACCAGTTAACAAGACAAGCACTGTCACTCAGTAGCAGTAATCCGaaatattctgcatttctggGATGCCTGCTTTCAACTTTTCAAGCGCTTTGCAAACCATTAActcaaaatgaattaatttgcaCCCTTGCAGTACAAGGAGTGTGCGTTTATTCTTAGAACTCACACCTTTTCTAGGGAGACTTTAAAAAAGTCTTTGATGCAGACAAAGtaacctttcatttttctgaaagcCATGCCTTGATCAGCTGAGAATGTTTATGAATGGCTTTGAGAATTAAGGTGGGATCCGTTTCCTTGTAAATTCGAGTGAGTTGGTACAGCAGACCAATGGAAAACACCTTATCTATGGTATGCCTGGAAATGCCTCAGACACTTGCAAGATAAGACCATCACAATGACAATAGGTGACCTGCTcaaggatgtggtgagggagATAGGATGGCCTTGCTCTGGCTCAAACTCCCTGTTCAGTGATAATGCAGGTTTTCCTGTGGATGTGCTGGTTGTATGGAGCCCTCACACCTAGCAGGCACAAAAAGTGCTCAGGAGCAGCTCAGGTGGGACTTCTGGGTGAACACTTTCAGACCAGGGACCTTCACTggatggagcagtgctgcaacCCAGACTGGTGATCTCTACTTCTGTCcgtctctctctccttttcctcctgttaAAGTTGCTAAGTAACACAAAGCTTATTTCGATTTCCTATAGAGTCACATAGGTTAGCAGCACAGCTTAGATGTAATTGTGAGAGTGCCGATACTCGTAATTGTGTTACAGgaattctcattaaaattgaTCGCTGTGTTTGGACCTTGAACGTCATTTCACCTTAATCTAACTGAGGGGATTTGTGAATCTGGTCGTTGCTCTCTCTCTTAATGACTGGGACACGGCAGTTGGTGTCAGGAATGATTCCCAGCACAccttatgaaaaggaaaagcttttctaatGATCTCCTTTGTCTGGTAAtaagatttatatttttaaatgggaattctttattattatttccacccctccccctccccccccccccatttttgAAGGAACTAAAACTTGATGTTaaagcttgttttgctttatttaacaTGAGAAATTGGATGACTTGTTtaccttcttttccttgtggGTGCATGAATTTTGCTAAGAGCTTAAGACTCTCCCATAGAGAACTGCAAAGCTAAGAACATAACTTCATaataaaacccaaaataaaacagggaaagagaagaaattcttagaCAAACAATAAAAGTAATTGTTGatattcatgctttttttttttaagcttcagTGGTTGAGGAGGATTAAAGAATCAAGGTCTGCCGTGTCTAGGAAGTGCTGAGGAAGGTCCCAACCCCGTTTTCTGGTATTCATCACAGCAGAAGGCTGGCAGAGACCACCCGGGACAGTAAGTCTCCTTCACAGCTGTAGTCGGTAAAGTTTACTTTATGTCAAAAGGAATCCGTACAGGCACCTCCTCCTTCTCAGTACTTCACATGTCACAGATCACAAAATACACCCTCATGCTTTGTAACAATCCTGATTTCCAGCAGAGGCATCCCCAGATCCTGACGTGTTGTTAGATCAGTAGGAGGTCGAGGCATTGCCAAAAGTGTGTGCCGCTGCACTTCTCCTGAGCGTGTGTGTTTCAGTGTATATGACGAGCAGTGACAGCATCCTCTGAACACTGTGGTCTGCTATGAATCTGCGTACCTCAGACATGCTGACAAAAAGGGCCCATATAAGAATGTATTCATTGCCTCTTCACTCTTCTCCTGTGCTTCCTGAAATCTGAAAAAGCCAGAATTTCCCACCACTGTTCTGCAAGAAAGCAGAGCCTGGGCTGGTTATAGCAGAACGCTTCTGTGTCTTTGGTGAAGGAACTGGAAATATTCcttgctgagctgggctgggtgaCAGGCTGGTTTGATCACTTTATAACGGGGAGCAAAAATATCATTCAGCACTAAAGCAGGTGCTTGATCCTTGACTTTAAGCCAAAGAATAAAGTACAGATTTGCATGAGGATTTTCCTTATCTTAGGTCTGCTTCAGGTGCCATTAGAAGTATAATTCAAAGATGTTACCAGAGGCACATTCTGGTAAGGTGCTGCATGACTCAGGTAGTGCCAAGCACAATCCATTGCCATTACTGCAATGATAGTCAAAGATAATCAAACTTGGCAGAATCTGTACGATTATAAAATGGTAAGATAAGACAGGGAATGGAAGAATGCAAAGTAGGGGAAGAGCACGTCCACTTCTTAACACTGTGACTCTCATAATTATTAACTTAACCTTCAAGACCTCAGGTAGTTCTTATTCAAATGATTCAGTCTTATTCCGTATTGCTTCTGAAGAAACGTCTCCCAACAGGTCCACAATGAGGAGAAGACAAACGACAGATTCGTCTCATTCATCCACAGATCTGAGTGAAGGAGGGGAGAAATTAGCACTGAAACAAGAGGTTGGCCTGATTAGCGGGGTGTCATTAATTGCAGGAACCATGATAGGCTCGGGGATCTTTATGTCCCCTGAGTGGGTGCTGCATCACATGGggagccctgccagcagcctgctcaTGTGGGCAGCATGTGGTCTGCTGGCCACGTTTGGAGCCCTGTCTTACGCTGAGCTTGGGACCGTGATCAAAGAGTCTGGAGGAGAATATATTTACATCTTGAGGATTTTTGgttcctttcctgcttttatttttgcctaCACTTCAATCATCCTGGTGAGACCAGCTGCGTTGGCAGCTGTCTGTCTGAGCTTTGCCGAATACGCCGTCGCACCGTTCTACCCAGGATGCTCATCCCCACAGGTTGTCATCAAATGTACggctgctgcctgcatcctGGTCCTAACTATCATCAACTGCCTCAATGTGAGGCTGGCCATGTCTGTTATGAATATTTTTACAGCTGCCAAACTCTTGGCGTTGCTGGTGATCGTGGTGGGCGGATTGGTGCTGCTTGCCAAGGGGCAGACTCAGAGCTTTCAGAATGCTTTTCAAGGCACAAATGCAGCCATCGGGACGATCGGAGTGGCATTTTATCAGGGGCTCTGGTCCTACGATGGCTGGAACAACCTGAACTACGTAACTGAGGAACTGAAGAACCCTGAGGTGAGTGAGCTGTGTTGTATTAGCCCAGTGGTTATGCAAATTTGCTGCTATGGGTAACTGAAGGATTAGGGCATCAAGGAAAACCTGCTGAGCTTTcctcctgttttgttgttgttgctgtggggcaggacaCCTATGGATGTCTCTGGAAATGGGACAGGACAAACAAAAATGAGGCTCAAAGGAAAAGAGTAGCCTACCCAGAAGAAAGCACTACCAGACCTCAGTGGCTGGAAAAAGAGCTTCTTAGATGATTGAGTGTTGAAGTTTCCTCAGAGTTCAGAGCATCTCACCCTGGATACCCAGATTTATGCAGAAAAGTGCTGCAGCCACCCTGCTGCTGAAGGTTTCCCAATACCACATATTCCTCAAAAGATCTCACCTGTAATGTGTGCTACAGAAAACACTTGGCATTCCTCATTGCATGGAGGGGAACTTCAGAGCAAGCCAAGACTCACTGATAAGGGAATCTAAGCCTCTGAACAACCCTTATCTTTAATCCTGTTCTTTCTAGGCATTGTTTAATCATGTACTTTCTAGGCATTGTTTGGTCCATTCTATAGGCACTGAAGTAGCTCACTTGCATCTCACATAAGCCCTCCCTGTGCCATACAGATTACAAATGGGACACCACAGCATTGTCAAGCTGTGTGAGCTCAGCAAGGATAGCTTGCACTTTCTACCAGTGCAGTGTGCAAGATTTTACAGTCTAAATGGAAATGCACAGTTGAATATTAATCTAAATGGAAGCAAAGATCCTAGAATCACGTGGCACTGTCTCCCACAGGACTGTGTGTACTGATATTCAGACCTGGACAGGGTGGAGGTAACAACAGAAGGAGTTGCCATATCTTATCCTACAGTAAGAGTGGAGAATATAAAAATGGATATCTCACGTTTTTTAGATATAAAATTGCTTGGATATCTCACGTTTTTTAGATATAAAATTGCTCTGAGATGACTACTAGGTGCTCTTATCTGCTTTCAATTGCACAAAGCAGTGGCTGATGACTTTGGTGAGCCTTAAAGTAGCCTGTGAGGCTCAAAGGTAGTATCCCGTCATTGAGAAATAAGCAATTCCTTCCTGGAGCAGATTTCCCTTGTGTTTTTACATAGGATGCAGCACACACTGGTACTTCACTCATTACACTTGGATGTTCATGCAGAGATGAAGCACATCAGGAGCCATAAGCAGCAAATAATCCAATATGAAAATAACCAGCAAGTGTGCAGCAGACTTCTTGGTCATCTATGAAGCACGATGTTTTGTatatgatttgttttatttt
Encoded proteins:
- the LOC107312297 gene encoding b(0,+)-type amino acid transporter 1-like isoform X2 produces the protein MRRRQTTDSSHSSTDLSEGGEKLALKQEVGLISGVSLIAGTMIGSGIFMSPEWVLHHMGSPASSLLMWAACGLLATFGALSYAELGTVIKESGGEYIYILRIFGSFPAFIFAYTSIILVRPAALAAVCLSFAEYAVAPFYPGCSSPQVVIKCTAAACILVLTIINCLNVRLAMSVMNIFTAAKLLALLVIVVGGLVLLAKGQTQSFQNAFQGTNAAIGTIGVAFYQGLWSYDGWNNLNYVTEELKNPEVTLPRAVMIAIPLVTCLYLLVNVSYFAAMTPSELLTSGAVAVTWGNKVLAGWAWLISLSVALSTFGSSNGTFFSGGRVCYIAAREGHMPDILSMAHVRCLTPSPALLFTSAMSFIMIISGNFTSIVTYFSFITWFFYGMTISGLLYLKIKKPDLPRAYKVPIIIPIIVLMAAVYLVLAPIIDQPQIEILYVVLFVLSGIVLYFPLVRFKWHPRFLQRVTLHLQLFLEVAPTSRDVD
- the LOC107312297 gene encoding b(0,+)-type amino acid transporter 1-like isoform X1, with product MQSRGRARPLLNTVTLIIINLTFKTSGSSYSNDSVLFRIASEETSPNRSTMRRRQTTDSSHSSTDLSEGGEKLALKQEVGLISGVSLIAGTMIGSGIFMSPEWVLHHMGSPASSLLMWAACGLLATFGALSYAELGTVIKESGGEYIYILRIFGSFPAFIFAYTSIILVRPAALAAVCLSFAEYAVAPFYPGCSSPQVVIKCTAAACILVLTIINCLNVRLAMSVMNIFTAAKLLALLVIVVGGLVLLAKGQTQSFQNAFQGTNAAIGTIGVAFYQGLWSYDGWNNLNYVTEELKNPEVTLPRAVMIAIPLVTCLYLLVNVSYFAAMTPSELLTSGAVAVTWGNKVLAGWAWLISLSVALSTFGSSNGTFFSGGRVCYIAAREGHMPDILSMAHVRCLTPSPALLFTSAMSFIMIISGNFTSIVTYFSFITWFFYGMTISGLLYLKIKKPDLPRAYKVPIIIPIIVLMAAVYLVLAPIIDQPQIEILYVVLFVLSGIVLYFPLVRFKWHPRFLQRVTLHLQLFLEVAPTSRDVD